The region ATATTACCCCGACCCGACCCCCGGAAAAACCCTCGGGCGAGAAATCGTCAAAACTGCGGAAACTTTATATCGGACATTCTTCGGTATTTTCTGCAAATGATCCCGGGAAGAGGTCGGCCACCGCCTCCGCGCTCCCCTGCCGGAAGACCACGCGCTCCTCCGGGAGCAGCTCCAGGTCCCGGCCGGTGGGCACCGGGTCGGCGTGGATCAGCACGTTGTAGTGGTTGGGCGTGTGGCAGGCGTCGAAGCCCAGGACCACGCCCACCCGGCGCGGGCCGATCCACACCTCGTCGCCCCGGTCCACGACGCCGGCCGCGGTGATCTCGGCGAAACCGAGGAAGCCCACGCGGTCGATCCGCGTCCCCTCGGCGGTCCCGGTGTGGTCGGTGGCGACCAGCTCGTGGACCTCGCCCGCGCGCACACAGCGGCTCGCGAACGGCTCCAGCCGCATGCCCCGGTCGGTCCTGCGGTGCACCAGCACCTTGACCAGGGCCGCGGCCACCTCCCGTTTGGCCCCGTCCTCGTGCGGGTTCACCGGACCACCCCCTCTTCCCGGGCCGCCGCGCGGTAGGCCTCGGCGACCAGGCGCAGCGCGGACACCCCGGCCCCGTCGCCGGCCCGTCCGGCGCGGATCCGGGCGGCGAAGTCGGCCGCGACGCCCTCGTACTCGTGCCACAGCGACTCCTTGAAGGCGGGGCGCCCGGCCAGCAGGTCGGCCGTCAGCACCCGCCCGTCCGCGGTGCGCACCTCCACGTCCTTGCGCTCCCCCGGATGGGACCAGTCCAGCAGCACCCGGGCCCGCGCGGCCCCGGCCGCCAGGGCGATGTCCGCCCGGCGGTCCACGCCCGCCCCGTCGTGCTCCACCCGGGCCGCGGTCACCTCGGCCCGGCCCAGCAGGGTCTCCACCAGGTCGAAGGCGTTGGGCCCGTTGTCGGCCACGCATCCGCCGCCGCACCGGGCCGGGTCCAGGTACCAGGTGTCGTCCCCCGCGTGCTCCTCGATCCGCTCCAGGTAGCGCACGGTCACCTCCTCCACGGCGTGCCCGGCGATCCGCTCCCGCAGCGCCGCGAACTCGGAGTTGTACCGGCGGTGGAAGGCCGTGAACAGCACCGTCCCGCGCTCCCGGGCCAGGGCTGCCAGCATCTCCCCCTCAGCCACGTCCAGTGCCAGGGGCTTCTCCGCGCACACCGCCGCTCCGGCGGCGATCGCGTCCGCGCAGATCCGCGCGTGCGCGTCGTTGGGCGCGGTGACCACGACCGCGTCGGGCCGTTCGCGCTCCAGCATCCGGACGTGGTCGGTGTACCCGGCCGCTCCGGGCGGCGGGGCCGCGATCCGGGCCGGGGCCAGGTCGCAGACCGCGACCAGGTCCCAGTCCGGGGAGTCCGCCAGTGCCTTCAGGTGGAACCGGGAGATCACCCCC is a window of Nocardiopsis changdeensis DNA encoding:
- a CDS encoding Gfo/Idh/MocA family protein, giving the protein MRALRVAVVGLGVISRFHLKALADSPDWDLVAVCDLAPARIAAPPPGAAGYTDHVRMLERERPDAVVVTAPNDAHARICADAIAAGAAVCAEKPLALDVAEGEMLAALARERGTVLFTAFHRRYNSEFAALRERIAGHAVEEVTVRYLERIEEHAGDDTWYLDPARCGGGCVADNGPNAFDLVETLLGRAEVTAARVEHDGAGVDRRADIALAAGAARARVLLDWSHPGERKDVEVRTADGRVLTADLLAGRPAFKESLWHEYEGVAADFAARIRAGRAGDGAGVSALRLVAEAYRAAAREEGVVR
- a CDS encoding DUF6917 domain-containing protein; the encoded protein is MNPHEDGAKREVAAALVKVLVHRRTDRGMRLEPFASRCVRAGEVHELVATDHTGTAEGTRIDRVGFLGFAEITAAGVVDRGDEVWIGPRRVGVVLGFDACHTPNHYNVLIHADPVPTGRDLELLPEERVVFRQGSAEAVADLFPGSFAENTEECPI